A genomic region of Streptosporangium lutulentum contains the following coding sequences:
- a CDS encoding type I polyketide synthase: MTSDVTDEGVEPIAIVGMAARVPGAADIGEFWRNLVDGVESITTFTREEQVARGVPEEDVDDPSWVSKAPYVEGYDQFDAELFGLTAREAEILNPHHRLFLESCYSALNDAGTDPARYDGAIGVYAGTGGNQYLWENLARNKRVWDTRHGIGLATANSPNYVATTVSYRLNLRGPSLTVHTACSTSLVALHLACEALRGGECDMALAGGVNVEHPPASGYIGVEGFTSPDGHCRPFDADANGTVWGSGVGVAVLKRLEDAIADGDHIRAVVRGNAINNDGAGKVGFSAPSVDGQAAAVAQAVGLAAIDPRTIGYVEAHGTGTAMGDPIEVAALSAVYTRGTRDRGWCGIGSVKSNIGHLSQAAGIISVIKAVLALEHGLIPPTINYERPNPAIDFDDTPFYVASTLSKWETDGGPRRAGVSSFGIGGTNAHVVLEEAPRVAADPLPARPAHLLQVSARTATALDAAVERLAGHLTADEGLDLADVAHTLRVGRPAYPHRAAVVAADRADAVAALRDRKRRRRGESGVTPPVAFLFSGQGAQYAGMGAQLYRTEPVFAAAVDECAGLLTEHLGLDLRDLMFGSAPDADETLRQTRLTQPALFTVEYALARLWQSWGVRPAMMIGHSIGEYVAATVAGVFTLADAVRLVAARGSLMQSMPPGAMLAVQQDESVLAGRLPDGVSVATVNGPGTCVVAGSPDAIEAFAETLKSEEVGCKALRTSHAFHSPMMEPILAEFTALVASVPRRAPSLPFWSNVTGELITAEQATDPGYWADHLRRPVRFGACVAGLFAAYGDTPPLLVECGPGRQLAGLARMQLPKGAPAPLPSLPAPGERSGDAATVYDAAGTLWAAGVPLSAGFGVASRRVPLPAYPFERRRYWIDADPVDQAATVPVRRRGPLPLADWFAVPTWRQAPPDLRETELGDCLVLADGPRGEELVAGLRARGATVRVAGAGEREALLADGTPTRIVHALALDGPPADGGITATWDAQERGFLDLLDLVQVLAAAGVADGIHLDVVSSGASDAQGALLRPEHATLAGIARVVPLELPGLTVRHIDADPEAGAAQTADLVAELLRPADEAEVALRAGRRWVTDYAQVPLTKESSEPGAVRREGRYLITGGIGGIGITLAEDFARRSRARLALLSRSGLPPREEWDTHLAVHGGADRTGRAILAIRRMEQAGAQVLVLAADVTDPVELGAARERIEAEFGGLDGIVHAAGLPGGGMAEVKDRAAATAVLAPKVAGTLALAQVFGDLPLDWVALCSSVTSVVGGFGQVDYCAANAFLDAYARSAHGWRAPVVSQNWGGWTEVGMAVEVSAPDGFRAARGGMAQAMDHPVLSTRVNGQDGGAECHGLVSASTHWLLDEHRIGQVAVVPGTGHLESVRAAVAASLPAPDAGHVVELRDVAFLEPFSVPDGGTAQYRVEMTPSADGAEFRVVSRTAGRSATHVRGSAAWVRPEPAATVDAPSIVARCRPSSASSASSAGHETGRTSMLVFGPRWDALGEHHVGPDEELARIVAPEAALADLGHWVLHPALLDVATAFGEGRGEGSYLPLSYGRVLVRGPLPARFWSHLRYADGGDDVVSADLTLFDEDGRTLVEIGDFVLRRVNRDAVTGDLASVTGDPAEGTAATAAPATDGITPVDGAEAFLRVMAARLGAQVVINPLPVAELAERARARTTDTLAGDPGAGELLETAASGDDGAVPRTELEATIARVWSDGLGVPRVGIDDDFFELGGNSLIAVQLIASLRKAVRVKLPMRSLFESPTVAELAVVVERLRAADGDAEQSRPATTTIPKLDRR; the protein is encoded by the coding sequence ATGACCAGTGACGTCACCGACGAGGGCGTCGAGCCGATCGCCATCGTGGGGATGGCCGCCCGGGTACCGGGCGCGGCAGACATCGGCGAGTTCTGGCGCAACCTGGTCGACGGCGTGGAATCGATCACCACCTTCACCCGCGAGGAGCAGGTGGCCAGGGGCGTGCCCGAGGAGGACGTCGACGATCCCAGCTGGGTGTCGAAGGCCCCGTACGTGGAGGGGTACGACCAGTTCGACGCCGAGCTGTTCGGCCTGACCGCGCGAGAGGCGGAGATCCTCAACCCGCATCATCGGCTGTTCCTGGAGTCGTGCTACTCCGCGCTGAACGACGCCGGAACCGACCCGGCGCGCTACGACGGCGCCATCGGCGTCTACGCGGGCACCGGGGGCAACCAGTACCTGTGGGAGAACCTGGCCCGCAACAAGCGCGTGTGGGACACCCGTCACGGCATCGGGCTCGCCACCGCCAACTCGCCGAACTACGTGGCCACCACCGTGTCGTACCGGCTGAACCTGCGCGGGCCCAGCCTGACCGTCCACACCGCCTGCTCCACGTCGCTGGTCGCGCTCCACCTGGCCTGCGAGGCGCTGCGTGGCGGCGAGTGCGACATGGCCCTGGCGGGCGGGGTGAACGTGGAGCACCCACCGGCGAGCGGATACATCGGGGTGGAGGGCTTCACCTCTCCCGACGGTCACTGCCGGCCGTTCGACGCCGACGCGAACGGCACCGTCTGGGGCAGCGGCGTCGGCGTCGCCGTCCTCAAGCGGCTTGAGGACGCCATCGCCGACGGCGACCACATCCGCGCGGTGGTGCGGGGCAACGCGATCAACAACGACGGCGCCGGCAAGGTCGGTTTCTCCGCGCCCAGCGTCGACGGGCAGGCCGCCGCGGTCGCGCAGGCGGTCGGGCTGGCCGCGATCGACCCACGCACGATCGGCTACGTCGAGGCGCACGGCACCGGCACCGCGATGGGCGACCCGATCGAGGTCGCAGCGCTGTCCGCGGTGTACACGCGGGGCACGCGGGACCGCGGCTGGTGCGGCATCGGCTCGGTGAAGTCCAACATCGGCCACCTCAGCCAGGCCGCGGGCATCATCAGTGTGATCAAGGCGGTGCTGGCCCTGGAGCACGGGCTGATCCCGCCGACGATCAACTACGAGCGTCCCAACCCGGCGATCGACTTCGACGACACCCCGTTCTACGTGGCGTCCACGCTGAGCAAGTGGGAGACCGACGGCGGCCCCCGGCGCGCCGGGGTGAGCTCCTTCGGCATCGGAGGCACCAACGCGCACGTGGTCCTTGAGGAGGCCCCGCGCGTCGCGGCCGACCCCCTGCCCGCGCGGCCCGCGCACCTGCTGCAGGTGTCCGCCAGAACCGCCACCGCGCTGGACGCGGCGGTGGAGCGGCTCGCCGGGCATCTGACCGCCGACGAGGGCCTCGACCTCGCCGACGTCGCCCACACGCTGCGGGTGGGCCGGCCCGCGTACCCGCACCGGGCCGCGGTGGTGGCCGCCGACCGCGCCGACGCGGTCGCCGCGCTGCGGGACCGCAAGCGCCGCCGCAGGGGGGAGTCCGGCGTCACGCCGCCGGTGGCCTTCCTGTTCTCCGGGCAGGGCGCGCAGTACGCCGGCATGGGCGCGCAGCTGTACCGGACCGAACCGGTGTTCGCCGCCGCCGTCGACGAGTGCGCGGGCCTGCTCACCGAGCACCTCGGTCTCGACCTGCGCGACCTGATGTTCGGTTCCGCGCCCGACGCCGACGAGACGCTCCGGCAGACGCGCCTCACCCAGCCGGCGCTGTTCACCGTGGAGTACGCCCTGGCCCGGCTCTGGCAGAGCTGGGGAGTACGGCCCGCCATGATGATCGGCCACTCCATCGGCGAGTACGTCGCCGCGACCGTCGCCGGGGTCTTCACCCTGGCCGACGCGGTGCGCCTGGTCGCCGCCCGCGGCTCGCTGATGCAGTCGATGCCGCCGGGCGCGATGCTCGCCGTCCAGCAGGACGAGTCGGTGCTGGCGGGCCGGCTGCCGGACGGGGTGTCGGTGGCGACCGTCAACGGTCCGGGCACCTGCGTGGTGGCGGGCTCCCCGGACGCGATCGAGGCGTTCGCCGAGACCCTGAAGTCGGAGGAGGTGGGCTGCAAGGCCCTGCGCACGTCCCACGCGTTCCACTCGCCGATGATGGAGCCGATCCTCGCGGAGTTCACCGCACTGGTCGCCTCGGTGCCGCGGCGGGCTCCGAGCCTGCCGTTCTGGTCCAACGTCACCGGTGAGCTCATCACCGCCGAGCAGGCGACGGACCCGGGATACTGGGCCGACCACCTGCGGCGGCCGGTGAGGTTCGGCGCCTGCGTCGCCGGGCTGTTCGCCGCATACGGCGACACGCCGCCGCTGCTCGTGGAGTGCGGCCCCGGACGACAGCTGGCCGGGCTGGCCAGGATGCAGCTGCCCAAGGGGGCGCCCGCACCGCTGCCCAGCCTGCCTGCGCCCGGGGAGCGGAGCGGGGACGCCGCCACCGTCTACGACGCCGCGGGCACGCTGTGGGCCGCCGGAGTGCCGCTGAGCGCGGGCTTCGGCGTGGCGAGCCGGCGGGTGCCGCTCCCGGCGTACCCGTTCGAGCGCCGGCGCTACTGGATCGACGCCGACCCGGTCGATCAGGCCGCCACCGTCCCGGTCCGGCGCCGTGGCCCGCTGCCGCTGGCCGACTGGTTCGCGGTGCCCACCTGGAGGCAGGCTCCCCCGGACCTCCGCGAGACCGAGCTGGGCGACTGCCTGGTGCTCGCCGACGGGCCCCGCGGTGAGGAGCTCGTCGCCGGGCTCCGTGCCCGGGGCGCCACCGTGCGGGTGGCCGGCGCCGGTGAGCGCGAGGCGCTGCTCGCCGACGGGACCCCCACCAGGATCGTGCACGCCCTGGCGCTGGACGGCCCGCCCGCGGACGGTGGGATCACCGCCACCTGGGACGCGCAGGAGCGCGGCTTCCTCGACCTGCTGGACCTCGTCCAGGTCCTGGCCGCCGCAGGAGTGGCCGACGGGATCCACCTCGACGTGGTGTCGTCGGGCGCCTCGGACGCCCAGGGCGCCCTGCTCCGCCCCGAGCACGCCACCCTCGCCGGCATCGCCAGGGTGGTCCCGCTGGAACTGCCCGGCCTGACCGTCCGCCACATCGACGCCGACCCCGAGGCGGGCGCCGCGCAGACGGCCGACCTCGTCGCGGAGCTGCTGCGGCCCGCGGACGAGGCGGAGGTGGCGCTGCGCGCCGGCCGCCGCTGGGTCACCGACTACGCCCAGGTGCCCTTGACCAAGGAGTCCTCCGAGCCGGGAGCGGTTCGCCGGGAGGGCCGGTACTTGATCACCGGCGGGATCGGCGGGATCGGCATCACCCTCGCCGAGGACTTCGCCCGGCGGTCCCGCGCCCGGCTGGCGCTGCTCAGCCGGAGCGGTCTGCCGCCGCGGGAGGAGTGGGACACCCACCTGGCCGTGCACGGCGGCGCGGACCGGACGGGCCGTGCCATCCTCGCGATCCGGCGGATGGAGCAGGCCGGCGCCCAGGTGCTGGTCCTGGCCGCGGACGTCACCGACCCGGTCGAGCTGGGCGCGGCCCGGGAGCGGATCGAGGCCGAGTTCGGCGGCCTGGACGGCATCGTGCACGCCGCCGGCCTGCCCGGCGGCGGCATGGCCGAGGTGAAGGACCGTGCGGCGGCGACCGCCGTACTGGCTCCCAAGGTCGCGGGAACCCTCGCCCTGGCGCAGGTCTTCGGCGACCTCCCGCTCGACTGGGTGGCGCTCTGCTCCTCGGTGACCTCGGTGGTCGGCGGCTTCGGGCAGGTCGACTACTGCGCGGCCAACGCCTTCCTCGACGCCTACGCCCGCAGCGCCCACGGCTGGCGCGCCCCGGTCGTCTCACAGAACTGGGGCGGCTGGACCGAGGTCGGCATGGCCGTCGAGGTGTCCGCGCCCGACGGGTTCCGCGCCGCCCGGGGCGGGATGGCCCAGGCGATGGACCACCCCGTTCTCTCCACCCGGGTGAACGGTCAGGACGGAGGAGCCGAATGCCACGGGCTGGTGTCGGCCTCCACGCACTGGCTGCTCGACGAGCACCGCATCGGCCAGGTCGCCGTGGTGCCCGGCACCGGTCACCTGGAGTCGGTCCGGGCCGCCGTGGCCGCGTCCCTGCCCGCCCCGGACGCCGGCCACGTCGTGGAACTGCGGGACGTGGCGTTCCTGGAACCGTTCTCCGTCCCCGACGGGGGCACCGCGCAGTACCGGGTGGAGATGACCCCTTCGGCGGACGGCGCCGAGTTCCGGGTGGTGAGCCGTACGGCGGGCCGCTCCGCCACTCACGTGCGCGGATCGGCCGCGTGGGTCCGCCCGGAGCCGGCCGCGACGGTGGACGCCCCGTCGATCGTGGCCCGCTGCCGGCCGAGCTCCGCGAGTTCCGCGAGCTCCGCCGGACACGAGACGGGTCGCACCAGCATGCTCGTCTTCGGCCCCCGCTGGGACGCGCTGGGCGAGCACCACGTGGGCCCGGACGAGGAACTCGCCAGGATCGTCGCGCCTGAGGCCGCCCTGGCCGACCTGGGGCACTGGGTGCTGCATCCGGCGCTGCTCGATGTGGCCACCGCGTTCGGCGAAGGCCGCGGAGAGGGCAGCTACCTGCCGCTCTCCTACGGCCGGGTGCTCGTGCGCGGGCCGCTGCCCGCGCGGTTCTGGAGCCACCTGCGGTACGCCGACGGCGGCGACGACGTGGTCTCGGCGGATCTGACGCTGTTCGACGAGGACGGCCGGACGCTGGTGGAGATCGGCGACTTCGTGTTACGCCGGGTGAACCGCGACGCCGTCACCGGTGATCTGGCCTCCGTCACCGGCGACCCGGCCGAAGGGACCGCCGCGACGGCCGCGCCGGCCACGGACGGGATCACCCCCGTGGACGGCGCCGAGGCGTTCCTCCGGGTGATGGCCGCGCGCCTCGGCGCCCAGGTCGTGATCAACCCGCTGCCGGTGGCCGAACTCGCCGAACGGGCCAGAGCGCGGACCACCGACACCCTCGCCGGAGACCCCGGCGCCGGCGAGCTCCTTGAGACCGCGGCGTCAGGAGACGACGGCGCCGTGCCCCGCACCGAACTGGAGGCGACCATCGCGAGGGTGTGGAGCGACGGTCTCGGCGTGCCGCGGGTCGGCATCGACGACGACTTCTTCGAGCTCGGAGGCAACTCCCTGATCGCGGTGCAGCTCATCGCCTCCCTGCGCAAGGCCGTCAGAGTGAAGCTGCCGATGCGCAGTCTGTTCGAGTCCCCGACCGTGGCGGAGCTCGCGGTCGTCGTCGAACGGCTCCGTGCCGCCGACGGCGACGCCGAGCAGTCCCGCCCGGCCACCACCACCATCCCCAAGCTGGACCGCCGATGA
- a CDS encoding MbtH family protein gives MNEAGNMTDDHYLVVRNDEEQYSIWPVGRTLPAGWHDIGFSGARQECLDHIETVWTDMRPLSLRQGR, from the coding sequence ATGAACGAGGCAGGAAACATGACCGACGACCACTACCTGGTCGTGCGTAACGACGAGGAGCAGTACTCGATCTGGCCCGTGGGGCGTACCCTCCCCGCCGGATGGCACGACATCGGCTTCAGCGGAGCCCGGCAGGAGTGCCTGGACCACATCGAGACGGTATGGACCGACATGCGTCCGCTCAGCCTCCGCCAGGGCCGGTGA
- a CDS encoding amino acid adenylation domain-containing protein, producing MNDLLSPSAGNPPSRPGTDSSHLVETTAADLIVARARAVPDAVAVAQWDEKITYRELVGRAAALSARLGALGVGPESRVGICVERRPEMVVAVLGVLLAGGCYVPLDPAGPRLRLRDMTADAGLDVVVCDQAGAEAVGEAGPRCVAVPGPAEEPVDLTAVPACPAAPDNLAYVLYTSGSSGRPKGVLVTHRNLVSFVVAYVTNVGADHTTRALGFSSLGFDASSIDLFVPLSVGGSVQLADDTDRTDPARLRRFIAEHRVTWGFVTPAVLSLLDPVTLPGWRVVMCGGAAVPPELVDRWAAPGRRFVNIYGPTETTVVVVTDELTAPQVTPVPIGFPTPGHRCHVVDDRLRPVEPGVEGELLVGGPGVTRGYLNSPGLTAGVFVPDPFSGEPGARLYRTGDMVRYADDGRLVYLGRRDGQIKVRGQRIELGEVAAVLQEHPAVAQAAVEALPRTGGDLELVAFLTPRDAPADIGYAASRLTAAMLPGRVLRLPELPLTSSGKVDRARLRELADEERPADVSPEGGTAAERALAAIWRRFGVGADFFASGGDSITAMRLVAAVRDELGLDVTVDDVFAGRTLPEIARRFGKAPRLPGPELVLGHPPTLAPPQRRLWFLDQLAPEAAPYNIALAERLLGSLEVPALRAALRAVAERHAVLRWRIRQNAGVPYAVCEPPSEVDLTVVDLSGYGLAQRDVQLRTRLSAGAAAPFDLAGGPPWRAWLYVLGPDEHVLALTLHHAVFDGWSQDTLYTDLSAAYAAAVTGPAADLAPLRASYADYAVWRAERDRRTGEADLAWWTEHLGGAPTVLELPRDRPRPAVQTYRGAEARVLLPPGVDAAVRALAADLGATPAGVLLAGLGRLLHRLTGTADHVIGAVIADRRVAAFDDLVGFFIDMVPLRLRSDDDADFATLVRRCARELLDIAAHPAAPLERVVERLGIRRDPSRAPLVQVMFNVLNLKEPRLGFPGLSSETIEVDKPGSPFDMTVYVAERNGGFSVEVVYNPDLFDAVRIEAMLADYVNVLGALAADPATPVGAVALPGRVTPDSAPGAMRVAEPHTPPPNPGNGSSATEQLIAAIWREVLERDTVGPDDNFFDIGGHSLALAAVHARLCVRLDRELRMVDLFRYPSIRALAVHLDTQADGPVEDGSSEIARATSRAEARRNRIRRPRRVNSTTGQENDHDQ from the coding sequence ATGAACGACCTGTTGTCCCCCTCCGCGGGGAACCCGCCGTCCCGGCCGGGAACGGACTCCTCGCACCTCGTGGAGACGACCGCCGCCGACCTCATCGTGGCGCGGGCTCGCGCCGTACCCGACGCGGTCGCGGTCGCCCAGTGGGACGAGAAGATCACCTATCGCGAGCTGGTCGGCCGCGCCGCGGCGCTCTCCGCCCGGCTCGGCGCGCTCGGCGTCGGGCCGGAGAGCAGAGTCGGGATCTGCGTGGAACGGCGCCCCGAGATGGTCGTCGCGGTCCTGGGCGTCCTGCTCGCCGGCGGCTGCTACGTACCGCTGGATCCGGCCGGTCCGCGGCTGCGGCTCCGGGACATGACCGCCGACGCCGGCCTGGACGTCGTGGTGTGCGACCAGGCGGGAGCGGAGGCGGTCGGCGAGGCGGGTCCGCGGTGCGTCGCCGTACCCGGCCCGGCGGAGGAGCCGGTCGATCTGACCGCCGTGCCCGCCTGCCCCGCCGCGCCGGACAACCTCGCCTACGTGTTGTACACCTCCGGCTCCAGTGGGCGGCCCAAGGGCGTGCTCGTCACCCACCGCAACCTGGTCTCGTTCGTCGTCGCATACGTCACGAACGTCGGGGCCGACCACACCACCCGCGCGCTGGGGTTCTCCTCCCTCGGATTCGACGCCTCCTCCATCGACCTGTTCGTGCCGCTGTCCGTGGGCGGGTCGGTGCAGCTGGCCGACGACACCGACCGCACCGACCCGGCCCGGCTGCGGCGGTTCATCGCCGAGCACCGGGTCACCTGGGGATTCGTCACCCCGGCTGTGCTCTCCCTGCTCGACCCGGTCACGCTGCCCGGCTGGCGGGTGGTGATGTGCGGCGGCGCCGCGGTGCCGCCCGAGCTGGTCGATCGGTGGGCGGCGCCCGGCCGACGGTTCGTCAACATCTACGGGCCCACCGAGACCACGGTGGTGGTCGTCACCGACGAGCTGACCGCGCCGCAGGTCACGCCGGTGCCGATCGGCTTTCCCACGCCCGGCCACCGCTGCCATGTCGTCGACGACCGGCTCCGCCCGGTCGAGCCCGGCGTCGAGGGCGAACTGCTGGTCGGCGGCCCCGGCGTCACCCGCGGATACCTGAACAGTCCCGGTCTGACCGCCGGGGTGTTCGTGCCGGACCCGTTCTCCGGCGAGCCGGGCGCGCGGCTCTACCGGACCGGGGACATGGTGCGGTACGCCGACGACGGGCGGCTCGTCTACCTGGGCCGCCGCGACGGGCAGATCAAGGTTCGCGGCCAGCGGATCGAGCTCGGCGAGGTCGCCGCCGTGCTGCAGGAGCACCCGGCGGTGGCGCAGGCGGCCGTGGAGGCGCTGCCCCGGACCGGCGGAGATCTGGAACTGGTCGCGTTCCTCACGCCGCGGGACGCCCCCGCCGACATCGGCTACGCCGCCTCGCGGCTGACCGCGGCGATGCTGCCGGGGCGCGTGCTGCGCCTGCCCGAGCTGCCGCTCACCTCCTCCGGCAAGGTGGACCGGGCCAGGCTGCGGGAGCTGGCCGACGAGGAACGCCCGGCCGACGTCTCGCCGGAAGGGGGAACGGCCGCGGAACGGGCGCTCGCGGCGATATGGCGGCGCTTCGGCGTCGGCGCCGACTTCTTCGCGAGCGGAGGCGACTCGATCACCGCGATGCGGCTGGTCGCCGCCGTCCGGGACGAGCTGGGCCTGGACGTGACGGTGGACGACGTGTTCGCCGGCCGTACCCTGCCGGAGATCGCCAGGCGGTTCGGCAAGGCCCCCCGGCTGCCCGGCCCGGAGCTTGTCCTCGGCCACCCGCCGACCCTGGCGCCACCGCAGCGCCGTCTGTGGTTCCTGGACCAGCTGGCGCCCGAGGCCGCTCCGTACAACATCGCTCTCGCCGAGAGACTGCTCGGCTCCCTGGAGGTGCCCGCGCTGCGGGCCGCGCTGCGGGCGGTCGCCGAACGGCACGCCGTGCTGCGCTGGCGAATCCGGCAGAACGCCGGGGTGCCGTACGCCGTCTGCGAGCCGCCGTCCGAGGTGGACCTGACCGTGGTGGACCTGAGCGGGTACGGCCTGGCACAGCGGGACGTGCAGCTGCGCACCCGGCTGTCGGCCGGCGCGGCAGCGCCGTTCGACCTGGCGGGCGGTCCCCCCTGGCGGGCGTGGCTGTACGTGCTGGGCCCCGACGAGCACGTGCTGGCGCTGACCCTTCACCACGCGGTGTTCGACGGCTGGTCCCAGGACACGCTCTACACCGACCTGTCCGCCGCCTACGCGGCCGCCGTCACCGGTCCGGCGGCGGACCTGGCGCCGTTGCGGGCGTCGTACGCCGACTACGCGGTCTGGCGGGCCGAGCGGGACCGCCGCACCGGTGAGGCGGACCTGGCCTGGTGGACCGAGCACCTGGGCGGGGCGCCCACCGTACTGGAGCTGCCCCGCGACCGGCCCCGCCCGGCCGTGCAGACCTACCGGGGCGCCGAGGCCCGGGTACTCCTGCCGCCCGGAGTGGACGCCGCGGTCCGCGCGCTCGCCGCCGACCTCGGGGCCACCCCCGCGGGGGTGCTGCTGGCCGGGCTCGGCCGGCTGCTCCACAGACTCACCGGCACCGCCGACCACGTGATCGGCGCGGTCATCGCCGACCGGCGGGTGGCCGCCTTCGACGACCTGGTCGGGTTCTTCATCGACATGGTCCCGCTGCGGCTGCGCTCGGACGACGACGCCGACTTCGCCACCCTCGTACGGCGGTGCGCCCGCGAACTGCTGGACATCGCCGCGCACCCGGCCGCCCCGCTGGAACGCGTGGTCGAAAGGCTCGGCATCCGCCGGGACCCGTCCCGTGCCCCGCTGGTGCAGGTCATGTTCAACGTGTTGAACCTGAAAGAGCCCCGGCTGGGGTTTCCCGGCCTGAGCAGCGAGACGATCGAGGTCGACAAACCGGGGTCGCCGTTCGACATGACCGTGTACGTGGCGGAGCGAAACGGCGGATTCTCCGTCGAGGTCGTCTACAACCCCGACCTGTTCGACGCCGTCAGGATCGAGGCGATGCTCGCCGACTATGTGAACGTGCTCGGCGCGCTGGCCGCCGACCCGGCCACCCCGGTGGGCGCGGTCGCCCTGCCCGGACGGGTCACCCCCGATTCCGCGCCCGGCGCCATGCGGGTCGCCGAGCCGCACACGCCGCCCCCGAACCCGGGGAACGGGTCGAGCGCCACCGAACAACTGATCGCCGCGATCTGGCGTGAGGTCCTGGAACGGGACACCGTCGGCCCCGACGACAACTTCTTCGACATCGGCGGTCACTCACTGGCGCTCGCCGCCGTGCACGCCCGCCTGTGCGTCCGGCTCGACCGTGAGCTGCGGATGGTGGACCTGTTCCGCTACCCGAGCATCCGTGCCCTCGCCGTCCACCTCGACACCCAGGCCGACGGCCCCGTCGAGGACGGCAGTTCCGAAATCGCCCGTGCGACCTCCCGTGCCGAGGCGCGGCGCAACCGTATCCGACGCCCGCGACGCGTCAACAGCACCACCGGACAGGAGAACGACCATGACCAGTGA